A genomic stretch from Eriocheir sinensis breed Jianghai 21 chromosome 31, ASM2467909v1, whole genome shotgun sequence includes:
- the LOC127005974 gene encoding trypsin-1-like, which translates to MKTLVLCLLLAGALAAPSHKPTFRRGLNKIVGGQDATQGQFPYQLSYQDIVFGEAFHYCGASIYNENWAICAGHCVQGEDFENPVNLQVVAGEHNLDLDDGTEQSVVLSKIIRHEDYNGFSFSNDISLLQLSEPLTFNSFVGPIPLQTEKEYMGECVVTGWGTLKEEGDPPSVLQWVTVPTISDFDCFDAYEDDVEDSMICAGLLNGGADACQGDSGGPMACDGLLTGIVSWGYGCARPDYPGVYAEVAYFKDWVEANAV; encoded by the exons ATGAAGACGCTGGTGCTGTGCCTGCTCCTTGCCGGGGCCCTCG CCGCCCCCTCCCACAAGCCCACCTTCCGTCGGGGTCTCAACAAGATCGTCGGTGGACAGGATGCCACGCAAGGACAGTTTCCCTACCAACTGAGCTACCAAGACATTGTCTTCGGTGAAGCATTCCACTATTGCGGGGCTTCCATCTACAACGAGAACTGGGCCATATGTGCCGGTCACTGCGTCCAGGGAGAGGACTTCGAGAACCCTGTCAACCTTCAG GTTGTTGCTGGCGAGCATAATTTGGACCTGGATGATGGCACCGAGCAGAGTGTTGTTCTTTCCAAGATTATCCGACACGAAGATTACAACGGCTTCTCCTTCAGCAACGACATTTCCCTCCTCCAACTGTCTGAGCCTCTAACTTTCAACAGCTTCGTCGGACCTATCCCTCTGCAGACCGAAAAGGAGTACATGGGAGAATGCGTTGTGACCGGCTGGGGCACACTCAAAGAGGAAGGCGACCCTCCCTCTGTCCTTCAGTGGGTCACTGTCCCCACTATCAGTGACTTTGACTGTTTCGACGCTTACGAAGACGATGTCGAAGACTCCATGATCTGCGCTGGACTACTTAACGGAGGAGCGGACGCCTGCCAGGGTGACTCTGGTGGACCCATGGCGTGTGATGGCCTTCTAACCGGCATCGTGTCCTGGGGCTATGGCTGTGCCCGCCCTGACTACCCCGGGGTGTACGCTGAGGTGGCCTACTTCAAGGACTGGGTTGAGGCTAATGCTGTGTAA
- the LOC127006007 gene encoding trypsin-1-like: protein MAMKFLECRCKLHNILLSKIIQNEYYHVFTISNDISLLQLSSPLTFNSFVGSVGLQTVKEYMGDCVVSGWGTTSEGGSSASVLQYVDVPAVSDADCRAAYGENDIEDSMICAGLPEGGVDACQGDSGGPMVCGGLLTGIVSWGYGCARPDYPGVYAEVAYFTDWVAANAV from the exons ATGGCCATGAAATTCCTG GAATGTCGGTGCAAACTTCACAATATCTTGCTGTCCAAGATAATCCAGAACGAATATTACCACGTTTTCACAATCAGTAACGACATTTCCCTTCTCCAACTGTCCTCCCCTCTGACCTTCAACAGCTTTGTTGGATCTGTCGGTCTGCAGACTGTAAAGGAGTACATGGGAGACTGCGTTGTGTCCGGCTGGGGTACAACCTCGGAGGGAGGCAGCAGTGCCTCTGTCCTTCAGTATGTCGATGTCCCCGCTGTCAGTGACGCTGACTGTCGCGCCGCTTACGGAGAAAATGACATCGAAGACTCCATGATCTGCGCTGGACTACCCGAGGGAGGAGTGGACGCCTGCCAGGGTGACTCTGGTGGACCTATGGTGTGTGGCGGCCTCCTGACCGGCATCGTGTCCTGGGGCTATGGCTGTGCACGCCCTGACTACCCCGGCGTGTACGCTGAGGTGGCCTACTTCACGGACTGGGTCGCAGCTAATGCTGTATAA
- the LOC127005971 gene encoding trypsin-1-like has product MKTIVLCLLLAGAFAAPSRKPTFRRGLNKIVGGQDASPGQFPYQLSFQDISFGFHFHFCGASIYNENWGVCAGHCVQGEDFNNPDYLQVVAGEQDLDVDEGNEQAIVLSKIIQHEDYNGFTISNDISLLQLSSPLTFNSFVGSVGLQTVKEYMGDCVVSGWGTTSEGGSSASVLQYVDVPAVSDADCRAAYGQNDIEDSMICAGLPEGGVDACQGDSGGPMVCGGLLTGIVSWGYGCARPDYPGVYAEVAYFTDWVAANAV; this is encoded by the exons ATGAAGACCATCGTGCTGTGCCTGCTCCTCGCCGGGGCATTCG CCGCCCCCTCCCGTAAGCCAACCTTCCGTCGGGGTCTCAACAAGATCGTCGGTGGACAGGATGCCTCGCCAGGACAGTTTCCCTACCAGCTAAGCTTCCAAGATATTTCCTTCGGATTTCACTTCCACTTCTGCGGCGCTTCCATCTACAACGAGAACTGGGGCGTGTGTGCCGGTCACTGCGTCCAAGGAGAGGACTTCAACAACCCTGACTACCTTCAG GTTGTTGCTGGCGAGCAAGATTTGGACGTTGATGAGGGTAACGAGCAGGCGATTGTTCTGTCCAAGATCATCCAGCACGAAGATTACAACGGGTTCACCATCAGTAACGACATTTCCCTTCTCCAACTGTCCTCCCCTCTGACCTTCAACAGCTTTGTTGGATCTGTCGGTCTGCAGACTGTAAAGGAGTACATGGGAGACTGCGTTGTGTCCGGCTGGGGTACAACCTCGGAGGGAGGCAGCAGTGCCTCTGTCCTTCAGTATGTCGATGTCCCCGCTGTCAGTGACGCTGACTGTCGCGCCGCTTACGGACAAAACGACATCGAAGACTCCATGATCTGCGCTGGACTACCCGAGGGAGGAGTGGACGCCTGCCAGGGTGACTCTGGTGGACCTATGGTGTGTGGCGGCCTCCTGACCGGCATCGTGTCCTGGGGCTATGGCTGTGCACGCCCTGACTACCCCGGCGTGTACGCTGAGGTGGCCTACTTCACGGACTGGGTCGCAGCTAATGCTGTATaa
- the LOC127005972 gene encoding trypsin-1-like: protein MKTIVLCLLLAGAFAAPSRKPAFRRGLNKIVGGQDASPGQFPYQLSFQDISYSSPFHFCGASIYNENWGVCAGHCVQGEDFNNPDYLQVVAGEQKLYVDEGNEQAIVLSKIIQHEDYNGFRISNDISLLQLSSPLTFNSFVGSVGLQTVKEYMGDCVVSGWGTTSEGGSSASVLQYVDVPAVSDADCRAAYGENDIEDSMICAGLPEGGVDACQGDSGGPMVCGGLLTGIVSWGYGCARPDYPGVYAEVAYFTDWVAANAV from the exons ATGAAGACCATCGTGCTGTGCCTGCTCCTCGCCGGGGCATTCG CCGCCCCCTCCCGTAAGCCCGCCTTCCGTCGGGGTCTCAACAAGATCGTCGGGGGACAGGATGCCTCGCCAGGACAGTTTCCCTACCAGCTAAGCTTCCAAGACATTTcctattcttctcccttccacttctgCGGCGCTTCCATCTACAACGAGAACTGGGGCGTGTGTGCCGGTCACTGCGTCCAAGGAGAGGACTTCAACAACCCTGACTACCTTCAG GTTGTTGCTGGCGAGCAAAAATTGTACGTTGATGAGGGTAACGAGCAGGCGATTGTTCTGTCCAAGATCATCCAGCACGAAGATTACAACGGGTTCAGAATCAGTAACGACATTTCCCTTCTCCAACTGTCCTCCCCTCTGACCTTCAACAGCTTTGTTGGATCTGTCGGTCTGCAGACTGTAAAGGAGTACATGGGAGACTGCGTTGTGTCCGGCTGGGGTACAACCTCGGAGGGAGGCAGCAGTGCCTCTGTCCTTCAGTATGTCGATGTCCCCGCTGTCAGTGACGCTGACTGTCGCGCCGCTTACGGAGAAAATGACATCGAAGACTCCATGATCTGCGCTGGACTACCCGAGGGAGGAGTGGACGCCTGCCAGGGTGACTCTGGTGGACCTATGGTGTGTGGCGGCCTCCTGACCGGCATCGTGTCCTGGGGCTATGGCTGTGCACGCCCTGACTACCCCGGCGTGTACGCTGAGGTGGCCTACTTCACGGACTGGGTCGCAGCTAATGCTGTATAA